Proteins from one Microbacterium hatanonis genomic window:
- a CDS encoding glycosyltransferase: MHVVMFGDQHVESSGGAQVSMRLQRRFLERAGHTVTIVAPRLHARRIDDPAYLDLPSVPITPDREYAMTVPGRRTDRRLDIAMTGRPPVDVVHVQADFWGAVIGHRFARRHGLPVVHTMHNRVDVGIEATAPFPTLVLRVLNVWAGRMLGPVHRRRIAPSSEDRAEMLRPPDDSPTQIAPRGRDGWAYLRMLAEGADAVTAPSSHFAHRLEQHGVFPRVDVVWNGIDDEILDAALDRARVETQHPSRPRFVWVGRMSPEKRLLPFLRAVIESKVAADIEIIGGGGQLRAARRIVEAVTAPTGVEFAGRLPYAETLRRIGAADAVVQTSIGFETQGMTVFEAASLGTPAVVCDPDIAAELSSGYWAVADASTAALARALVDAAADIVDGASPRPDAAVAEAFRQSSRTAAMLAVYDRAISLSRGRRTAGGS; this comes from the coding sequence ATGCACGTCGTGATGTTCGGCGACCAGCACGTCGAGTCCTCGGGCGGCGCGCAGGTGTCGATGCGGCTGCAGCGGCGCTTCCTCGAGCGCGCGGGGCACACCGTGACGATCGTCGCCCCGCGCCTGCATGCGCGACGCATCGACGATCCGGCCTACCTCGACCTCCCCTCGGTGCCCATCACCCCCGACCGCGAGTACGCCATGACCGTGCCCGGTCGCCGAACCGACCGACGGCTCGACATCGCGATGACCGGGCGGCCTCCCGTCGACGTGGTGCACGTGCAGGCCGACTTCTGGGGCGCGGTCATCGGGCACCGGTTCGCTCGCCGGCACGGCCTGCCCGTCGTCCACACGATGCACAACCGCGTCGACGTCGGCATCGAGGCCACAGCGCCGTTCCCGACGCTCGTCCTCCGGGTGCTCAACGTGTGGGCGGGGCGGATGCTGGGGCCCGTTCATCGTCGGAGGATCGCGCCGTCGTCGGAGGATCGCGCCGAAATGCTCCGTCCGCCCGACGATTCTCCGACGCAGATCGCACCGCGCGGCAGGGACGGGTGGGCGTATCTCCGGATGCTCGCCGAGGGCGCCGACGCCGTCACCGCGCCCTCGTCGCACTTCGCGCACAGGCTCGAGCAGCACGGCGTCTTCCCCCGGGTCGACGTGGTCTGGAACGGCATCGACGACGAGATCCTGGATGCCGCGCTCGACCGCGCACGGGTCGAGACGCAGCATCCGTCGCGCCCTCGTTTCGTGTGGGTCGGGCGCATGAGCCCCGAGAAGCGGCTGCTGCCGTTCCTGCGCGCGGTCATCGAGTCGAAGGTCGCGGCCGACATCGAGATCATCGGCGGAGGCGGGCAGCTGCGCGCCGCCCGCCGGATCGTCGAGGCGGTCACCGCTCCCACGGGGGTGGAGTTCGCCGGGCGCCTTCCGTACGCCGAAACGCTCCGCCGCATCGGAGCGGCCGATGCGGTCGTGCAGACCTCGATCGGCTTCGAGACGCAGGGCATGACCGTGTTCGAGGCGGCGTCGCTGGGCACCCCGGCCGTGGTGTGCGACCCCGACATCGCCGCGGAGCTGAGCTCGGGCTACTGGGCGGTCGCCGACGCCTCGACCGCCGCGCTCGCTCGCGCCCTGGTCGACGCCGCCGCCGACATCGTCGACGGCGCGTCGCCTCGGCCCGACGCGGCCGTCGCCGAGGCGTTCCGGCAGTCGTCGCGGACGGCGGCGATGCTCGCGGTGTACGACCGGGCGATCTCGCTCAGCCGCGGAAGGCGAACAGCAGGAGGGTCGTGA
- a CDS encoding helix-turn-helix domain-containing protein: MKTVAVIVQHGFAPFEFGLACEAFGLDRSDDGIEPFDFRILAAEPGAISSNLGFSINVEHDLAFADEADLVVVTPIPREDWGRVDERVADVVRRAAARGAWLLSVCSGSFVLAAAGVLDGRRATTHWRYADVMASMYPAIDVDPDVLYVQADRIITSAGTAAGLDACLHLLRQELGAEMANIIARRMVVPPQRDGGQAQFIVAPLPIEASLSLAPVSDWMLQNLALDLTVDQLAARAHMSPRTFARRFKADFGATPAAWLGRQRIIHAQRLLEQSGLGLDRIAAESGFGSAAVLRQNFARTLGITPTAYRARFACTDEAQEAVVGAGSVTPELAPVA, encoded by the coding sequence ATGAAAACGGTCGCCGTCATCGTCCAGCACGGGTTCGCGCCCTTCGAGTTCGGCCTCGCCTGCGAGGCCTTCGGGCTCGACCGCAGCGACGACGGGATCGAGCCCTTCGATTTCCGCATCCTCGCGGCCGAACCGGGCGCCATATCGAGCAACCTCGGGTTCTCGATCAACGTCGAGCATGACCTCGCCTTCGCCGACGAGGCCGACCTCGTGGTCGTCACGCCGATCCCGCGCGAGGACTGGGGGCGCGTCGACGAGCGCGTCGCCGACGTCGTGCGGCGAGCGGCCGCGCGAGGCGCCTGGCTCCTGAGCGTGTGCAGCGGCTCGTTCGTGCTCGCCGCCGCCGGGGTGCTCGACGGTCGTCGTGCGACGACGCACTGGCGGTACGCCGATGTCATGGCATCGATGTACCCCGCGATCGACGTCGACCCCGACGTGCTCTACGTGCAGGCCGACCGCATCATCACCAGTGCCGGCACCGCCGCGGGGCTCGACGCGTGCCTGCACCTGCTGCGGCAGGAGCTCGGCGCCGAGATGGCGAACATCATCGCTCGCCGCATGGTCGTGCCGCCGCAGCGCGATGGGGGGCAGGCGCAGTTCATCGTCGCGCCGCTTCCGATCGAGGCCTCGCTGTCGCTCGCCCCGGTGAGCGACTGGATGCTGCAGAACCTCGCACTCGACCTCACGGTCGATCAGCTCGCGGCGCGGGCGCACATGTCGCCGCGCACGTTCGCGCGGCGGTTCAAGGCCGACTTCGGCGCGACGCCGGCTGCCTGGCTGGGGCGCCAGCGCATCATCCACGCGCAACGGCTGCTCGAGCAGTCGGGGCTCGGGCTCGACCGCATCGCCGCCGAGAGCGGGTTCGGCTCGGCCGCCGTGCTGCGCCAGAACTTCGCGCGCACCCTCGGGATCACCCCGACCGCCTATCGCGCCCGGTTCGCCTGCACCGACGAGGCCCAGGAGGCGGTCGTCGGGGCCGGGTCCGTGACGCCCGAACTCGCGCCCGTCGCCTGA
- a CDS encoding DUF2252 domain-containing protein — MTTPAPAEPRNPPPSSADRRAFGRDARQRLPRRDLALLTTTGRDPLGVLASQNTSRVPELVPMRAERMSASVFAFYRGAAAVMAADLARDASTGISVASCGDAHVANFGFYASPQRSLVFDLNDFDEAAWAPWEWDLKRLVTSVVLAGQETSRDDRVVRESAAAAVRTYARVLDRLVERDPLARYFEHFSPQELLDSYDPQSRSVVVEAIRDAKRRTGKRAVRRLTTEGDGGRLAFVEQPPTTVHVDLDTSRLMLAVDGDYRASVNVDVRMLLSHYEAVDVVLRVVGVGSVGTRCFLVLLQDGDGHALMLQGKEAGRSVLEQYGGVHQPAALTDVVAAFGEGARVVSLQRVLQAVSDPFLGHVRSPDQDYYVRQFHDMKGGIEMVELDDAPFQRYAQACAATLARAHAQSPNAAAVAGYAGGGRALADPIVDWAYAYADLTRADHAAFAAA, encoded by the coding sequence GTGACGACGCCCGCACCCGCAGAACCGCGCAACCCCCCGCCGAGCTCCGCCGACCGCCGCGCCTTCGGGAGGGACGCGCGGCAGCGGCTTCCGCGCCGCGATCTGGCTCTGCTCACCACCACCGGCCGCGACCCTCTCGGCGTCCTGGCGTCGCAGAACACCTCGCGGGTGCCCGAGCTCGTACCGATGCGGGCGGAGCGCATGTCGGCGAGCGTCTTCGCGTTCTATCGGGGGGCCGCCGCCGTCATGGCGGCGGATCTCGCGCGCGACGCGAGCACGGGGATCTCCGTGGCGTCCTGCGGCGACGCGCACGTGGCGAACTTCGGGTTCTACGCCTCGCCGCAGCGATCGCTCGTGTTCGACCTCAATGACTTCGACGAGGCCGCGTGGGCGCCGTGGGAGTGGGACCTCAAGCGGCTCGTCACCAGCGTCGTCCTCGCCGGCCAGGAGACGTCGCGCGACGACCGCGTCGTGCGGGAGTCGGCGGCCGCGGCCGTGCGCACCTACGCCCGAGTGCTCGACCGCCTGGTCGAACGCGACCCACTGGCGCGGTACTTCGAGCATTTCAGCCCGCAGGAGCTTCTCGACTCCTACGACCCGCAGTCGCGGAGCGTCGTCGTCGAGGCCATCCGCGACGCCAAGCGCCGCACGGGCAAGCGGGCGGTGCGCAGGCTCACGACCGAGGGAGACGGAGGCCGTCTCGCCTTCGTGGAGCAGCCCCCGACCACCGTCCACGTCGATCTCGACACCAGCCGCCTGATGCTCGCCGTCGACGGCGACTACCGCGCCTCGGTGAACGTCGACGTGCGGATGCTGCTCTCCCACTACGAGGCCGTCGACGTCGTGCTCCGCGTGGTCGGCGTCGGGAGCGTCGGCACCCGCTGCTTCCTCGTGCTGCTGCAGGACGGCGACGGGCACGCGCTCATGCTGCAGGGCAAGGAGGCGGGACGGAGCGTGCTCGAGCAGTACGGGGGTGTCCATCAGCCCGCCGCACTGACCGACGTGGTCGCAGCATTCGGGGAGGGCGCCCGCGTGGTCTCCCTGCAGCGGGTGCTGCAGGCGGTGTCCGATCCGTTCCTCGGGCACGTCCGCAGCCCCGACCAGGACTATTACGTGCGGCAGTTCCACGACATGAAGGGCGGGATCGAGATGGTCGAACTCGACGACGCGCCCTTCCAGCGCTACGCGCAGGCGTGCGCGGCCACGCTCGCGCGCGCGCACGCACAGTCGCCGAACGCCGCCGCCGTCGCCGGCTACGCGGGGGGCGGGCGGGCCCTCGCCGATCCGATCGTCGACTGGGCTTACGCCTACGCCGACCTCACCCGCGCGGACCACGCCGCGTTCGCGGCCGCCTGA
- a CDS encoding ATP-dependent Clp protease ATP-binding subunit — protein sequence MNATQQPGQEEAQSALEQFGINLTDRARQGKLDPVIGRDSEIRRVSQVLTRRTKNNPVLIGEPGVGKTAVVEGLAQRIVAGDVAESLKGKELITLDISALVAGAMYRGQFEERLKSVLKEITESDGKVITFIDELHVLMGAGGGEGSVAASNMLKPMLARGELRLIGATTLNEYREFIEKDAALERRFQQVYVGEPTVEDTIAILRGLKERYEAHHKVAIADAALVAAASLSHRYIPARQLPDKAIDLIDEAASRLRMEIDSAPLEIDELRRHVDRLKLEELALKKEKDAASKERLAALRETLGKEQAHLDELQARWERERASLNRVGDLKTKLDAARMEAERAQREGNLERASRLLYADIPALERELMTAEGEETAGEDRMVNDQVTDEDIAAVIAAWTGIPVGRLLQGETEKLLHLEAELGKRLIGQKDAVKAVSDAVRRSRAGISDPNRPTGSFLFLGPTGVGKTELAKSLADFLFDDEHAMVRIDMSEYGEKHSVSRLVGAPPGYVGYEQGGQLTEAVRRRPYSVVLLDEVEKAHPEVFDVLLQVMDDGRLTDGQGRTVDFTNVILILTSNLGSPILIDPLLSLDEKRAQVQALVRQAFKPEFINRLDDIVIFQALTEDDLAQIVELSVFALQRRLRERRLTLAVTPDARSWLAERGYDPLFGARPLRRLIQSEIQDRLAMAILAGGVHDGDVVRVDVAADGSTLVLTSDGPEEQARV from the coding sequence ATGAACGCCACGCAACAGCCCGGACAGGAGGAGGCGCAGAGCGCCCTCGAGCAGTTCGGCATCAACCTCACCGACCGCGCCCGTCAAGGCAAGCTCGACCCCGTCATCGGACGCGACTCCGAGATCCGCCGGGTCAGCCAGGTGCTCACCCGGCGCACCAAGAACAACCCCGTCCTCATCGGCGAACCCGGCGTCGGCAAGACCGCCGTCGTGGAAGGACTCGCCCAGCGCATCGTCGCGGGCGACGTCGCGGAGAGCCTGAAGGGCAAGGAACTCATCACGCTCGACATCTCGGCACTCGTCGCGGGCGCGATGTATCGCGGCCAGTTCGAGGAGCGCCTCAAGAGCGTGCTCAAGGAGATCACCGAGTCGGATGGGAAGGTGATCACCTTCATCGACGAGCTCCACGTGCTCATGGGCGCCGGCGGCGGAGAGGGGTCGGTCGCCGCATCCAACATGCTCAAGCCGATGCTCGCTCGCGGCGAGCTGCGCCTCATCGGCGCGACCACGCTCAACGAGTATCGCGAGTTCATCGAGAAGGATGCCGCGCTCGAGCGCCGCTTCCAGCAGGTCTACGTCGGCGAGCCGACGGTCGAAGACACCATCGCGATCCTCCGCGGACTGAAGGAGCGCTACGAGGCCCACCACAAGGTCGCGATCGCGGATGCGGCGCTCGTCGCCGCGGCATCGCTGTCCCACCGCTACATCCCCGCCCGTCAGCTGCCCGACAAGGCGATCGACCTGATCGACGAGGCGGCGTCGCGCCTGCGCATGGAGATCGACTCGGCGCCGCTCGAGATCGACGAGCTGCGGCGTCACGTCGACCGGCTCAAGCTCGAGGAGCTGGCGCTGAAGAAGGAGAAGGATGCCGCGTCGAAGGAGCGGCTCGCGGCCCTGCGCGAGACCCTCGGCAAGGAGCAGGCGCACCTCGATGAGCTGCAGGCCCGGTGGGAGCGCGAGCGCGCCTCGCTCAACCGCGTCGGCGACCTGAAGACGAAGCTGGACGCGGCTCGCATGGAGGCCGAGCGGGCTCAGCGCGAGGGCAACCTCGAGAGGGCGTCGCGCCTGCTGTACGCCGACATCCCCGCGCTCGAGCGCGAGCTCATGACGGCCGAGGGCGAAGAGACCGCCGGCGAGGACCGGATGGTCAACGACCAGGTCACCGACGAAGACATCGCGGCGGTCATCGCTGCGTGGACGGGTATCCCCGTCGGGCGCCTGCTGCAGGGCGAGACCGAGAAGCTGCTGCACCTCGAGGCCGAACTCGGCAAGCGCCTGATCGGCCAGAAGGACGCGGTGAAGGCGGTCTCCGACGCGGTGCGCCGCTCCCGCGCGGGCATCAGCGACCCCAACCGACCGACCGGATCGTTCCTGTTCCTCGGGCCCACGGGAGTCGGGAAGACGGAGCTCGCCAAGTCGCTCGCCGACTTCCTCTTCGACGACGAGCACGCCATGGTGCGCATCGACATGTCGGAGTACGGAGAGAAGCACTCCGTCTCGCGCCTGGTCGGTGCCCCTCCGGGATACGTCGGCTACGAGCAGGGCGGTCAGCTCACCGAGGCCGTTCGTCGTCGCCCGTACAGCGTCGTGCTCCTCGACGAGGTCGAGAAGGCCCACCCCGAGGTGTTCGACGTGCTGCTGCAGGTCATGGACGATGGTCGGCTGACCGACGGCCAGGGCCGGACGGTCGACTTCACGAACGTCATCCTGATCCTCACGTCGAACCTTGGCTCGCCGATCCTCATCGATCCGCTGCTCTCCCTCGACGAGAAGAGGGCGCAGGTGCAGGCGCTCGTGCGCCAGGCGTTCAAGCCGGAGTTCATCAACCGTCTCGACGACATCGTGATCTTCCAGGCGCTGACGGAAGACGACCTCGCCCAGATCGTCGAGCTGTCGGTCTTCGCGCTGCAGAGGCGTCTGCGCGAGCGCCGGCTGACGCTCGCCGTCACCCCCGACGCTCGCTCCTGGCTGGCTGAGCGCGGATACGACCCGCTGTTCGGAGCCCGGCCGCTGCGCCGCCTCATCCAGTCCGAGATCCAGGACCGCCTGGCCATGGCGATCCTCGCGGGCGGTGTGCACGACGGCGACGTGGTCCGCGTCGACGTGGCCGCCGACGGGTCGACGCTGGTGCTCACGAGCGACGGCCCGGAGGAGCAAGCCCGGGTCTAG
- the ppk2 gene encoding polyphosphate kinase 2, producing MSKKVKRVPKKAYEAELERLQIELVEMQQWVTSVGARVLVIFEGRDAAGKGGAIKRVMQYLNPRHARVVALPQPSDRERGQWYFQRYIERLPAAGEIVLMDRSWYNRAGVERVMGYSSDEEYQRFLLQTPIVERLLVADGIIVLKYWFSVSDGVQQDRFASRLNDPMRRWKLSPTDLESIVRWEDYSRAKDAMFDATDIDEAPWWTIESDDKRASRLNAIAHLLSSIPYQRLEPDEIQIPDRPPVAHYERPPRDLHRSVPDIASTLGKKGK from the coding sequence GTGTCGAAGAAGGTCAAGCGGGTCCCGAAGAAGGCCTACGAGGCGGAGCTCGAGCGGTTGCAGATCGAGCTCGTCGAGATGCAGCAGTGGGTGACGTCGGTCGGCGCGCGGGTGCTGGTCATCTTCGAGGGACGGGATGCGGCGGGCAAGGGCGGCGCGATCAAACGCGTCATGCAATACCTGAACCCGCGCCACGCGCGCGTGGTGGCTCTGCCCCAGCCGTCGGATCGCGAGCGCGGGCAGTGGTACTTCCAGCGCTACATCGAACGGCTTCCGGCGGCGGGCGAGATCGTGCTCATGGATCGCTCCTGGTACAACCGCGCGGGCGTGGAGCGCGTGATGGGGTACTCGTCGGACGAGGAGTATCAGCGCTTCCTCCTGCAGACGCCCATCGTCGAGCGCCTGCTCGTCGCCGACGGCATCATCGTTCTCAAGTACTGGTTCTCGGTCTCCGACGGCGTGCAGCAGGATCGCTTCGCCTCCCGGCTGAACGACCCGATGCGCCGATGGAAGCTCTCGCCCACCGACCTCGAGTCGATCGTGCGGTGGGAGGACTATTCGCGGGCGAAGGACGCCATGTTCGACGCCACCGACATCGATGAAGCGCCCTGGTGGACGATCGAGAGCGACGACAAGCGCGCCTCGCGCCTCAACGCCATCGCGCATCTGCTGAGCAGCATCCCTTACCAGCGACTCGAACCCGACGAGATCCAGATCCCCGACCGCCCGCCGGTCGCCCACTACGAGCGGCCGCCGCGCGACCTGCACCGCTCGGTGCCCGACATCGCGAGCACTCTGGGCAAGAAGGGGAAGTGA
- a CDS encoding UbiA family prenyltransferase, which produces MKTVRALWGSTHPGPALVVTALSLALGIATGLDAARIALLVASVLCNQISVGLSNDAIDASRDRAVGRTDKPIAAGVVSVQLALGVAVGAVVASLALSAVLGFGMLAGQALMIAGAWAYNAGLKSSVFSLAPFLVSFGVFPSLATLSAPAPTLAPFWAAIAGAALGAAVHLTNVLPDLDDDRATGVRGFPHRIGPRASALLAVGGLFLGAAAVLLGPVDGDLGRIAWPGWLFAAAVVVVAVATGVRALVRPPDRTVFRLVMLAALLLAAQLVATGSALSG; this is translated from the coding sequence ATGAAGACGGTGCGGGCGCTCTGGGGCTCGACTCATCCCGGTCCGGCGCTCGTCGTCACGGCGCTCTCGCTCGCCCTCGGTATCGCCACGGGGCTCGATGCCGCGCGCATCGCCCTCCTCGTCGCGTCTGTCCTGTGCAACCAGATCTCCGTCGGCCTCTCGAACGACGCCATCGACGCGAGTCGCGATCGCGCCGTCGGTCGCACCGACAAGCCGATCGCGGCGGGCGTCGTCTCGGTGCAGCTCGCGCTCGGCGTCGCGGTGGGGGCGGTCGTCGCATCGCTGGCGCTCTCGGCCGTGCTCGGGTTCGGGATGCTGGCGGGGCAGGCCCTCATGATTGCCGGGGCCTGGGCCTACAACGCGGGCCTGAAGTCCTCGGTCTTCTCACTCGCGCCCTTCCTCGTCAGCTTCGGCGTGTTCCCCTCGCTCGCCACGCTCTCGGCCCCCGCGCCGACCCTCGCGCCGTTCTGGGCGGCGATCGCCGGGGCCGCGCTCGGCGCGGCGGTGCACCTCACCAACGTGCTCCCCGACCTCGACGACGACCGGGCGACTGGGGTTCGCGGGTTCCCGCATCGCATCGGACCTCGCGCGTCCGCGCTCCTCGCCGTCGGGGGGCTCTTCCTCGGAGCGGCGGCGGTGCTCCTCGGGCCCGTCGACGGCGACCTCGGGCGGATCGCCTGGCCCGGGTGGCTGTTCGCGGCGGCCGTCGTCGTCGTGGCGGTGGCCACAGGCGTTCGCGCCCTCGTACGCCCGCCCGATCGCACGGTGTTCCGTCTCGTGATGCTGGCCGCCCTGCTGCTGGCCGCGCAGCTGGTCGCGACGGGGTCGGCGCTCAGCGGCTGA
- a CDS encoding FAD-dependent oxidoreductase — MHDVVIVGAGPVGMLLAGRLHRAGLDVVVLERRPEASPGSRAIGLHAPVLAALEASGVTERLLADALRVERGEARSRGRLLGEVRFDRLPTRFPFVATLPQSATEAVLAVDAPAVRRGVDVTAVRPEGGRARVFANGTDPLLARVAVVAAGVGSRGLVFRDHGVGVREYPDRYLMADLTAPGGPVAVVHLDDGGVLESFPLPGGRRRFVAWDAGDDDDPTARTERLRVALERRGESDAAAELASASAFRVRRAVASGLVHGGLVVIGDTAHEVSPIGGQGMNLGLLDAATLAPLVTEWVRTGRRPDSDLTRWERGRIASARTAARLAAMNTSLGRPLGPIGDALRRAALRVALGTPAGRVVAHAYAMGLDRAA, encoded by the coding sequence GTGCATGACGTCGTGATCGTCGGTGCCGGGCCGGTGGGGATGCTGCTGGCCGGGCGCCTGCATCGCGCCGGTCTCGACGTGGTGGTGCTCGAAAGACGGCCCGAAGCCTCTCCCGGTTCGCGGGCGATCGGCCTGCACGCCCCGGTGCTCGCGGCTCTCGAAGCATCCGGGGTCACCGAACGGCTGCTGGCGGACGCGCTGCGCGTGGAGCGCGGCGAAGCGCGATCGCGGGGCCGACTCCTCGGCGAGGTGCGCTTCGACCGACTCCCCACGCGGTTCCCGTTCGTGGCCACCCTGCCCCAGTCCGCGACGGAGGCGGTGCTCGCCGTCGACGCACCCGCCGTCCGCCGGGGCGTCGACGTGACGGCCGTGCGCCCGGAGGGCGGCCGGGCGCGCGTGTTCGCGAACGGCACCGACCCTCTGCTCGCCCGCGTAGCGGTGGTGGCCGCCGGCGTCGGGTCGCGCGGCCTCGTCTTCCGCGACCACGGAGTGGGAGTGCGCGAGTACCCCGATCGCTACCTCATGGCCGATCTCACCGCCCCGGGCGGGCCGGTGGCGGTCGTGCACCTCGACGACGGCGGCGTGCTCGAGTCGTTCCCCCTGCCGGGCGGGCGGCGACGGTTCGTCGCGTGGGATGCCGGCGATGACGACGACCCCACCGCACGCACCGAGCGCCTTCGGGTCGCGCTGGAAAGGCGCGGCGAGAGCGACGCCGCCGCCGAACTCGCGTCCGCGTCGGCCTTCCGCGTGCGCCGGGCCGTCGCATCCGGGCTCGTCCACGGCGGGCTCGTGGTCATCGGCGACACCGCGCACGAGGTCAGCCCGATCGGCGGTCAGGGCATGAATCTCGGCCTCCTCGACGCGGCCACGCTGGCGCCCCTCGTGACCGAGTGGGTGCGCACCGGCCGCCGCCCCGACTCCGACCTGACCCGCTGGGAGCGCGGTCGCATCGCCTCGGCGCGCACGGCGGCCCGGCTCGCCGCGATGAACACGTCGCTCGGCCGGCCCCTCGGCCCGATCGGCGATGCACTCCGCCGGGCGGCGCTGCGCGTCGCGCTCGGCACCCCTGCGGGCCGCGTCGTCGCCCACGCCTACGCGATGGGCCTCGACCGCGCGGCCTGA
- a CDS encoding methyltransferase domain-containing protein has protein sequence MSMRERAVDLTEIMDDPDCDPVRLAATYRRFDTVNRLVAGWGGVYRTRLRPYLRSMGRPARVLDLGSGGGDLVARLDALTRKDGLAVEWTGADPDPRAYDAARGRSSSSIRFVRADSTELLAAGETFDVVVSNHVLHHLSPAALTRFADDSLSLSRGTVLHADIERGRLAYALYGVGVAPLAPGTFLHTDGLRSIRRSYRAAELAEALGKPWRVDRPAPFRLLATGAGRA, from the coding sequence ATGAGCATGCGCGAACGTGCGGTCGATCTCACCGAGATCATGGACGACCCCGACTGCGATCCGGTGCGCCTCGCCGCCACCTACCGTCGGTTCGACACCGTCAACCGGCTCGTCGCCGGCTGGGGCGGCGTGTACCGGACACGCCTGCGGCCGTACCTGAGGAGCATGGGCCGACCCGCGCGGGTGCTCGATCTGGGCTCCGGCGGCGGCGACCTCGTCGCCCGGCTCGACGCCCTCACCCGGAAGGACGGACTCGCCGTCGAGTGGACCGGAGCCGATCCTGACCCGCGGGCATACGATGCCGCGCGCGGGCGGAGCTCGAGCAGCATCCGTTTCGTGCGCGCCGACTCGACCGAACTGCTCGCGGCGGGCGAGACCTTCGACGTCGTCGTATCGAACCACGTGCTGCACCACCTCTCCCCCGCGGCGCTGACCCGTTTCGCCGACGATTCCCTCTCCCTGTCGCGCGGCACGGTGCTGCACGCCGACATCGAGCGGGGCCGGCTCGCCTACGCGCTCTACGGGGTCGGGGTCGCGCCCCTCGCGCCCGGCACCTTCCTGCACACCGACGGGCTCCGGTCGATCCGCCGGAGCTACCGCGCCGCCGAACTCGCCGAAGCCCTCGGAAAACCGTGGCGCGTCGACCGACCCGCGCCGTTCCGTCTGCTCGCGACGGGAGCGGGGCGTGCATGA
- a CDS encoding type III polyketide synthase, whose translation MTASILGIGTAVPATRLRQDDVRDLLAEQPAIDRRARRLLGAAFDAAAIETRYTVLGELGGGAASGLALRDGTPVLRVPSTGERNAEYRRAVPALFAEAARDALARSGVAPEEVTHVITVSCTGMFAPGPDFLLVRDLGLSPSTERYHLGFIGCAAAIPGLRAAARMAAAQPEAVVLVVCAELCSLHIRSSDDPEQIVAASVFADGAAAAVVSADPARRVGRRLDLDGFGTRLTDDGEKDMVWTVGDEGFEMTLTAQVPRIIGREIEAVALDLFGGTAAVDAWAVHPGGRSILDRVEDGLGLGPAALADSRDVLREYGNMSSATILFVLRRMLEHDRHEGERLAVLAFGPGLTIEAARMSVRGVATPADTVRDLVSGATGR comes from the coding sequence ATGACTGCCAGCATCCTGGGGATCGGCACCGCGGTGCCCGCCACGCGTCTGCGACAGGATGACGTGCGCGACCTCCTAGCGGAGCAGCCCGCCATCGACCGACGCGCGCGCCGCTTGCTCGGCGCGGCCTTCGACGCTGCCGCGATCGAGACGCGCTACACGGTGCTCGGCGAACTCGGCGGCGGCGCGGCGTCGGGCCTGGCGCTTCGCGACGGCACCCCGGTGCTGCGCGTACCGTCGACCGGCGAGCGCAACGCCGAGTACCGCCGTGCGGTGCCGGCGCTGTTCGCGGAGGCCGCCCGCGACGCGCTGGCCCGCTCCGGCGTCGCGCCGGAAGAGGTCACGCACGTCATCACCGTGTCGTGCACGGGGATGTTCGCGCCCGGCCCCGACTTCCTGCTCGTGCGCGACCTCGGACTCTCGCCCTCGACGGAGCGCTACCACCTCGGATTCATCGGCTGCGCGGCGGCCATCCCGGGCCTCCGTGCCGCTGCCCGGATGGCTGCGGCGCAGCCGGAGGCGGTCGTGCTCGTGGTGTGCGCGGAACTGTGCTCTCTGCACATCCGCAGTTCGGATGATCCCGAGCAGATCGTCGCGGCATCGGTCTTCGCCGACGGTGCGGCCGCGGCAGTCGTCAGCGCCGATCCCGCCCGACGTGTCGGCCGACGCCTCGACCTCGACGGGTTCGGCACCCGGCTCACCGACGACGGCGAGAAGGACATGGTGTGGACCGTCGGCGACGAGGGGTTCGAGATGACCCTCACCGCCCAGGTGCCGCGCATCATCGGGCGCGAGATCGAGGCGGTCGCCCTCGACCTCTTCGGCGGCACCGCGGCCGTCGACGCCTGGGCGGTGCACCCGGGAGGCCGCAGCATCCTCGACCGGGTTGAAGACGGCCTCGGTCTCGGCCCGGCCGCTCTCGCCGACTCCCGCGACGTGCTGCGCGAGTACGGCAACATGTCGAGCGCGACGATCCTCTTCGTCCTTCGACGCATGCTCGAGCACGACCGGCACGAGGGCGAACGGCTCGCCGTGCTCGCCTTCGGACCCGGACTCACGATCGAGGCCGCGCGGATGTCGGTGCGCGGCGTCGCGACACCCGCCGACACCGTCCGCGACCTGGTCTCGGGCGCGACCGGTCGCTGA